The DNA sequence GGACCTTCGGCAGCATGATGCAGTCGAGGTTCGGACCCGCGCCCTCGACGACCGTGATGACGTCCCGGTACGTCCAGTGGGTCGTCCAGTCGTTGACCCGCACGACCCGGGTCTTGCCGCTCCAGTCACCGTTGTTCAGCGCGTCCACGATGGTGTGGCGCGCGCCCTCCTTGGCGAGCGGCGCGCAGGCGTCCTCCAGGTCCAGGAAGACCTGGTCCGCCGGGAGGCCCTGGGCCTTCTCCAGGAAGCGCGGGTTCGAGCCCGGCACGGCCAGACACGAACGGCGCGGGCGCAGACGGTTGACCGAGGGGGTGGGCGTGGTCATGCGGGGACCTCCAGAGGGTCGAGCTTGTTCGCTTTCCGGATCTCGTCGACGATACGGCCGATGATCTCGGTGATGCCGAAGTCCTTCGGGGTGAAGACGGCGGCCACACCGGCTTCGACGAGTGCGGCGGCGTCGGCCGGCGGGATGATGCCGCCCGCGATCACCGGGATGTCCGGGGCCCCGGCCTCGCGCAGCCGGTGCAGGACGTCGGGGACCAGCTCCGCGTGCGAGCCGGACAGGATCGACAGGCCCACGCAGTGCACGTCCTCGGCGATCGCCGCGTCGGTGATCTGCTCGGGGGTCAGCCGGATGCCCTGGTAGACGACCTCGAACCCGGCGTCCCTGGCCCGTACCGCGATCTGCTCGGCCCCGTTGGAGTGCCCGTCCAGCCCCGGCTTGCCGACCAGCAGGCGCAGCCGCCCCACGCCCAGGTCGGCGGCGGTACGGGTGACCTTCTCGCGGACCAGGGCGAGCGTGCTGCCCGGCTCGGCGGTGACCGCCACCGGGGCCGAGGAGACCCCGGTGGGCGCGCGGAACTCGCCGAAGACGTCCCGCAGGGCCCAGGACCACTCGCCGGTGGTGACGCCCGCGCGGGCGCACTCGACGGTGGCCTCCATCATGTTCTCGGTGCCCGCGGCGGCCTTCTTCAGCGCGGCCAGCGCCTCCGAGGCCCGTGCGTCGTCGCGGTTGTCCCGCCACTCGTGCAGGGCGGCCACGACCCGGGCCTCGTTCTCGGGGTCGACCGTCATGATCGCGCCGTCGAGGTCGGTGGTGAGCGGGTTGGGCTCGGTGGTCTCATAGATGTTGACGCCGACGATCTTCTCGTCACCCGCCTCGATCCGGGCCCGCCGCGCCGCGTGCGAGGAGACCAGCTCCGACTTGAGGTAGCCGGACTCGACGGCCGCCATCGCGCCGCCCATCCGCTGGATCCGGTCGATCTCCGCCAGCGACTCCTCGACCAGCGAGTCCACCTTGGCCTCGATGACGTGCGAACCGGCGAAGATGTCCTCGTACTCCAGCAGGTCGCTCTCGTGCGCCAGCACCTGCTGGATCCGCAGCGACCACTGCTGGTCCCAGGGCCGGGGCAGCCCCAGCGCCTCGTTCCAGGCCGGCAGCTGTACGGCGCGGGCGCGGGCGTCCTTGGAGAGGGTGACGGCCAGCATCTCCAGGACGATGCGCTGGACGTTGTTCTCCGGCTGCGCCTCGGTCAGCCCGAGGGAGTTGACCTGGACGCCGTAGCGGAAACGCCGCTGCCTGGGGTTCTCGATGCCGTACCGCTCGCGGGTGACGCGGTCCCAGATGCGGCCGAAGGCGCGCATCTTGCACATCTCCTCGATGAAGCGGACGCCCGCGTTCACGAAGAACGAGATCCGGGCGACCACGTCCCCGAACTTCTCCTCGGGCACCTGGCCCGAGTCGCGGACCGCGTCGAGCACCGCGATGGCGGTCGACATGGCGTACGCGATCTCCTGGACCGGGGTGGCCCCCGCCTCCTGGAGGTGGTAGCTGCAGATGTTGATGGGGTTCCACTTGGGGATGCGGTTGACCGTGTACGTGATCATGTCCGTGGTCAGCCGCAGCGAGGGCACCGGCGGGAAGACGTGCGTCCCGCGCGAGAGGTACTCCTTCACGATGTCGTTCTGCGTGGTCCCCTGGAGCTTGTCGGGGTCGGCCCCCTGCTCCTCCGCGACCACCTGGTAGAGCGCCAGCAGCCACATGGCGGTCGCGTTGATCGTCATCGAGGTGTTCATCTGCTCCAGGGGGATGTCCTGGAACAGCCGCCGCATGTCACCGAGGTGCGAGACGGGAACACCGACACGGCCCACCTCGCCGCGGGCGAGGATGTGGTCCGGGTCGTATCCGGTCTGCGTGGGCAGATCGAAGGCGACCGAGAGCCCCGTCTGGCCCTTGGCGAGGTTGCGGCGGTACAGCTCGTTGGACGCCTCGGCGGTCGAGTGACCGGCGTACGTCCGCATGAGCCAGGGCCGGTCCTTCTGACGTTCGTTCATCGGGGAACCTCAGACGTTGCGGAAGCGGTTGATGGCGTCGATGTGCTGCTCGCGCATGTCCTGGTCGCGCACGCCGAGGCCCTCGCGGGGGGCCAGGGCGAGGACGCCGACCTTGCCCTGGTGCAGGTTGCGGTGGACGTCGTACGCGGCCTGGCCGGTGTCCTCCAGGGAGTAGACCTTGGAGAGCGTCGGGTGGATCTTGCCCTTGGCGATGAGCCGGTTGGCCTCCCACGCCTCGCGGTAGTTGGCGAAGTGCGAGCCGATGATGCGCTTGAGGGACATCCACAGGTAGCGGTTGTCGTACTCGTGCATGTAGCCCGAGGTGGAGGCGCAGGTCGTGATGGTGCCGCCCTTGCGGGTGACGTAGACCGAGGCTCCGAAGGTCTCGCGGCCCGGATGCTCGAAGACGATGTCGATGTCCTCTCCGCCGGTGAGTTCGCGGATGCGCTTGCCGAAGCGCTTCCACTCCTTGGGGTCCTGGGTGTGCTCGTCCTTCCAGAACTTGTAGCCCTCGGCGTTGCGGTCGATGACCGCGTCCGCGCCCATCGCCCGGCAGATGTCGGCCTTCTCCGGGGAGGAGACGACGCAGATCGGGTTGGCGCCGCCGGCCAGGGCGAACTGGGTGGCGTAGGAGCCGAGTCCGCCGCTGGCGCCCCAGATCAGCACGTTGTCGCCCTGCTTCATGCCCGCGCCGTTGCGCGAGACGAGCTGGCGGTACGCGGTCGAGTTGACCAGGCCCGGGGACGCGGCCTCCTCCCAGCTGAGGTGCCGGGGCTTGGGCATCAGCTGGTTGGACTTGACGAGCGCGATCTCCGCCAGGCCGCCGAAGTTGGTCTCGAAGCCCCAGATCCGCTGCTCGGGGTCGAGCATCGTGTCGTTGTGGCCGTCGGAGGACTCCAGCTCGACCGAGAGGCAGTGCGCGACGACCTCGTCGCCCGGGTTCCAGGCGTTCACGCCGGGCCCGGTGCGCAGGACGACGCCCGCCAGGTCGGAGCCGATGACGTGGTACGGCAGGTCGTGGCGCTTGGACAGCTCGCTGAGCTTTCCGTAGCGCTCCAGGAAGCTGAACGTCGACACGGGCTCGAAGATCGAGGTCCAGACGGAGTTGTAGTTCACCGAGCTGGCCATCACGGCGACGAGGGCCTCGCCGGGGCCGAGTTCGGGGACCGGGACGTCGTCGAGGTGGATCGACTTGCGCGGATCCTTGTCGCGGGATTCGAGCCCCGCGAACATCTCCGCCTCGTCCTTGTGCACGGTGATCGCGCGGTAGGACTCGGGGAGGGACAGGGCCGCGAAGTCCGCGGCGGTGCTGTCGTGCGATTGGATCGCGTCCAGGATTTCCTTCACGGTGTTGCCTCCGGTGATGCGGCGTCGAGGGAACGCTCGAGGGGCCCTGCTGGCAGGGGGAGCGGTGCGGTGTGGAGGTGTTGCCGTCGGTTCGGCAGGTGGAGCTGGCTTTGCCCGGTGGAGCAGAAGGTGCCTGTGACGCAGGCGTCCGGGCGCGCAGCACGGTGGTTGCGGGGACAGCCGGCGTACGTATGAGGTCTCAGCACGCCGGCCGCCCGGACACCTTCAACGTATGGCACTCCGTGACACCTGACAAGGCACCCAGTGCCAACAATTTCTCTCACTTGTCATCCCGTGGGCACGCATGAGCAACACGATGGGCGTTACGGGACGTTCTGTCCTGCTGGCAGGCGGTTACCCGGCCGGGCGGTACACATACGGCGTCGTCGTGCCGAGCGCCGTGAAGCCGAGCCGGGTCAGGATCGGGGCCGACATGTCCGTCGCGTCGACCTGGAGGTAGCGGTAGCCGCGCTCGGCGGCCACGGCCGCCCGATGGGCGACCAGGGCCCGGTACAGGCCTCTGCCACGCCACTCGGCGACCGTTCCGCCGCCCCAGAGTCCGGCGAACGCGGTACCGGGACACAGCTCCATACGGGCCGAGCTGACCGGCTCCCCACCGGCCATCGCCACCAGCGCCACGAAGTCGTCCGGAGCCCGCTCCAGCCGCGTCAGCACCTGGTGGCGCAGCCGGCCCGCGTCCGTGCCGAACGCCCGCTCGTGGGCCAGCGCCATCAGCTCGGCCCCGGCCGCGTCGGTCACCGGGCGCAGGGTGACGCCCTCGGGCAGCCCGGGACCGGGCAGGGAGGTCAGGGCCTCGACCGGGGCGACGAGCAGCGTCTCGGGCGGATCCGGTACGAATCCGGCCTCCCGCAGCCGGTCGCCCAGGTCGGCCGGCCGGTCATGGGAGTACAGCTTCCACTCGAATTCCGTGTGGCCCAGTGCCGTGTAGTGCCCGATCTGGGCCCTGATCGCCGCGTCGGCCCCCGTGGCGTCCAGCTCGGGGTCCGACCAGACGACGCCGTTCCAGTCGTCGGGGCCGCCGACCTGGCGCACCACGGGCCCGGCCCGCCCGACCTCGACCCCGGGGCCCTCGGGGCGGGCGTGCTCGCGCATCGTGCGGTCGTACAGGTCACGTACTTCGTCGGTTCGCATCCGCGCACCTCAGCACAGCGGTGATCGGTAAACCAGCGGGTTTCGGTCGCCGCCCGCGCGGAACGGCTCGGTGCGGACGCGTCGAAAGCCCAGCTCGGGGCAGGTGTGCGGAAGCAAGTGATCATGAAATGGTGAGAAAGCGGAGGTGCGGCACCGATGGCGATACCGATCCGCAGACGGAGCACCCGGGAGCGACGCGCTTCCTTCGACCTCCGGCGCACGGCCTTCGGCTTCGTGCTGTGCGCGCTGATCCTCGTGGGCGGCGGCATGGCGCTGCGGGCCGCCTGGCGCAGCGCCGGACTTCCCCCGCTCGCCGCCGTGCCGGCGGCCGTCCTGGCTCTCGCGGCTGCCCTCGTGGTGCTGCGCCGCCGTAGGGCGCGCCGGGTCGCGGCGGCCGTCACGGACGCGGCGTACGGGGTCGTCGACGCGGGCCTCGCGGAGCTGGACGCCGCGGAAGCGGCTCGCGACCAGGCCCGTCCGGAGCCCCCGGAGCACGCCGGTCAGGTCGACTACGCGGAGCTGGACCCGTACGCCTTCGAGGAGGCCGTGGCCGAACTCTGCCGGCGCGACGGCTGCCCGGAGGCCGAGGTGGTGGGCGGCGCGGGCGACCTGGGCGCGGACGTCCTGGCGACCACCCCGGACGGCCGCCGTCTGGTCGTGCAGTGCAAGCGATACGGCCCTACGAGCCGGGCCGGATCCCAGGACCTCCAGCGGTTCGGCGGCACCTGCTACGCGGTGCACGAGGCGGATGTCGCGCTCGTCGTCTCCACCGGAGGCTTCACCGGACCCGCGCTCGACTACGCGGAGCGGTGCGCCATCCTCTGCTACGGCCCCGAGGAGCTGACGGCCTGGAGCGAGGGCGTCGCACCGCCGCCCTGGGAGGCGGCGGTGGTCCCCGCCGAGGGGCCGGCCGCCGAACTCAGCGGTCCTTGAGCGCCTGTTGGATCGTCCGCATGACCTCGTCGAGGGGGGCGTCGGTGCGCGCCACCGCGACGAGCACCTCGCCGTCCGCGGCCACCGTCGCGGCCGGGGCACGCTCGGGCTCGGCCCCGGGCGCCCGGCCCGCTCCGATGCCCGTGCCGAAGGTGTCGCGCACGATGGCGAAGGCACGGTCGAGCTGCGCCTCCACATCGCCCTGCCCGCCCGCCCGCAGCCAGCGGCGCAGCACATGGTTGTGCGCGGTGACCACGGCGGACGCGGCGACCTCCGCGAGCAGCGGGTCGTCGTTGCCCACATGGTGGTCGCGCTCGTCGAAGTGGCCCAGGAGATAACGGGTGAACAGCCGCTCGTAGCGGGCGACCGAGGCGATCTCGGCCTCCCGGAGGGTCGGCACCTCACGGGTCAGTTTGTAGCGGGCCACGGAGACGGCGGGCTTGGCCGCGTACATCTTCATGACTTCCTTGATGCCGCGGCAGACGGTGTCGAGCGGGTGCTCGTGAGCGGGGGCGGCGTTGAGGACGGCCTCGGC is a window from the Streptomyces sp. MMBL 11-1 genome containing:
- a CDS encoding TetR family transcriptional regulator produces the protein MSQPAKSPRATAATDAPETTTAGTRAAAQRLKMRRELAAAAMELFATKGYEATTVDEIAGAAGVARRTFFRHFRSKEEAIFPDHDDTLVRAEAVLNAAPAHEHPLDTVCRGIKEVMKMYAAKPAVSVARYKLTREVPTLREAEIASVARYERLFTRYLLGHFDERDHHVGNDDPLLAEVAASAVVTAHNHVLRRWLRAGGQGDVEAQLDRAFAIVRDTFGTGIGAGRAPGAEPERAPAATVAADGEVLVAVARTDAPLDEVMRTIQQALKDR
- a CDS encoding protein meaA, with the protein product MNERQKDRPWLMRTYAGHSTAEASNELYRRNLAKGQTGLSVAFDLPTQTGYDPDHILARGEVGRVGVPVSHLGDMRRLFQDIPLEQMNTSMTINATAMWLLALYQVVAEEQGADPDKLQGTTQNDIVKEYLSRGTHVFPPVPSLRLTTDMITYTVNRIPKWNPINICSYHLQEAGATPVQEIAYAMSTAIAVLDAVRDSGQVPEEKFGDVVARISFFVNAGVRFIEEMCKMRAFGRIWDRVTRERYGIENPRQRRFRYGVQVNSLGLTEAQPENNVQRIVLEMLAVTLSKDARARAVQLPAWNEALGLPRPWDQQWSLRIQQVLAHESDLLEYEDIFAGSHVIEAKVDSLVEESLAEIDRIQRMGGAMAAVESGYLKSELVSSHAARRARIEAGDEKIVGVNIYETTEPNPLTTDLDGAIMTVDPENEARVVAALHEWRDNRDDARASEALAALKKAAAGTENMMEATVECARAGVTTGEWSWALRDVFGEFRAPTGVSSAPVAVTAEPGSTLALVREKVTRTAADLGVGRLRLLVGKPGLDGHSNGAEQIAVRARDAGFEVVYQGIRLTPEQITDAAIAEDVHCVGLSILSGSHAELVPDVLHRLREAGAPDIPVIAGGIIPPADAAALVEAGVAAVFTPKDFGITEIIGRIVDEIRKANKLDPLEVPA
- a CDS encoding GNAT family N-acetyltransferase, whose amino-acid sequence is MRTDEVRDLYDRTMREHARPEGPGVEVGRAGPVVRQVGGPDDWNGVVWSDPELDATGADAAIRAQIGHYTALGHTEFEWKLYSHDRPADLGDRLREAGFVPDPPETLLVAPVEALTSLPGPGLPEGVTLRPVTDAAGAELMALAHERAFGTDAGRLRHQVLTRLERAPDDFVALVAMAGGEPVSSARMELCPGTAFAGLWGGGTVAEWRGRGLYRALVAHRAAVAAERGYRYLQVDATDMSAPILTRLGFTALGTTTPYVYRPAG
- the ccrA gene encoding crotonyl-CoA carboxylase/reductase, whose protein sequence is MKEILDAIQSHDSTAADFAALSLPESYRAITVHKDEAEMFAGLESRDKDPRKSIHLDDVPVPELGPGEALVAVMASSVNYNSVWTSIFEPVSTFSFLERYGKLSELSKRHDLPYHVIGSDLAGVVLRTGPGVNAWNPGDEVVAHCLSVELESSDGHNDTMLDPEQRIWGFETNFGGLAEIALVKSNQLMPKPRHLSWEEAASPGLVNSTAYRQLVSRNGAGMKQGDNVLIWGASGGLGSYATQFALAGGANPICVVSSPEKADICRAMGADAVIDRNAEGYKFWKDEHTQDPKEWKRFGKRIRELTGGEDIDIVFEHPGRETFGASVYVTRKGGTITTCASTSGYMHEYDNRYLWMSLKRIIGSHFANYREAWEANRLIAKGKIHPTLSKVYSLEDTGQAAYDVHRNLHQGKVGVLALAPREGLGVRDQDMREQHIDAINRFRNV
- a CDS encoding restriction endonuclease; this translates as MAIPIRRRSTRERRASFDLRRTAFGFVLCALILVGGGMALRAAWRSAGLPPLAAVPAAVLALAAALVVLRRRRARRVAAAVTDAAYGVVDAGLAELDAAEAARDQARPEPPEHAGQVDYAELDPYAFEEAVAELCRRDGCPEAEVVGGAGDLGADVLATTPDGRRLVVQCKRYGPTSRAGSQDLQRFGGTCYAVHEADVALVVSTGGFTGPALDYAERCAILCYGPEELTAWSEGVAPPPWEAAVVPAEGPAAELSGP